One stretch of bacterium DNA includes these proteins:
- a CDS encoding SET domain-containing protein-lysine N-methyltransferase: MERRGERERVMLERIEVRESPIHGKGVFARRRLREGQWIGRFEGDETTENGTYVLWLIDEDGSEVGIRGRNALRFLNHGDPPNAEFEDADLYVLRNVQPGAELLIDYGEAWEAEPD, encoded by the coding sequence ATGGAGCGCCGGGGCGAACGCGAGCGAGTGATGCTCGAGCGGATCGAAGTGCGCGAGAGTCCAATCCACGGAAAAGGAGTCTTCGCGCGGAGGCGCCTGCGCGAGGGGCAGTGGATCGGCCGCTTCGAGGGCGACGAGACGACCGAGAACGGGACCTACGTTCTCTGGCTGATCGACGAGGACGGGTCGGAGGTCGGCATCCGCGGACGCAACGCGCTCCGCTTCCTGAATCACGGTGACCCCCCGAACGCGGAGTTCGAGGACGCCGATCTCTATGTGCTCCGGAACGTACAACCGGGGGCGGAGCTCTTGATCGACTACGGCGAGGCATGGGAAGCCGAGCCGGACTGA
- a CDS encoding RluA family pseudouridine synthase: MAVEDVHTVEIDEAAAGTRLDRALADRFGVSRARVRHLLDVGRIRADDGPLRLTDKSRPVAAGETYSVEGALEAETERPIPRPDLALEVVAEGDGWICVDKPAGCGVHPLRPDQDDTVLNALIARRPEIAGVGESGLRSGVVHRLDVGTTGALLFATDDESWRRLRGAFSAHRLDKRYEALVAGRLEGRRSVDLPLAITRHRPAHVEVRDDGRPTRQRVTPIEVFEDATLVEVRLETGFLHQIRASMAHLGHPLLGDADYGGPVSELATRPMLHAARLRFEEIVVEVPRPADFEGVLAALREAGA; encoded by the coding sequence TTGGCAGTAGAAGACGTCCACACGGTCGAGATCGACGAAGCCGCCGCCGGCACCCGGCTCGACCGGGCCCTGGCGGATCGCTTCGGCGTGTCCCGAGCCCGGGTCCGCCATCTGCTCGACGTCGGACGGATCCGCGCGGATGACGGTCCGCTTCGCCTGACGGACAAGTCGCGGCCGGTCGCGGCGGGCGAGACCTATTCCGTCGAGGGGGCCCTCGAAGCCGAGACCGAGCGGCCGATCCCTCGCCCGGACCTCGCCCTCGAGGTCGTCGCCGAGGGTGACGGCTGGATCTGCGTCGACAAGCCGGCGGGCTGTGGTGTTCATCCCCTTCGTCCGGATCAGGACGACACGGTGCTGAACGCGCTGATCGCCCGACGGCCGGAGATCGCCGGAGTCGGCGAATCGGGTCTCCGATCCGGGGTCGTCCATCGGCTCGACGTGGGCACGACCGGCGCTCTGCTCTTCGCCACCGACGACGAGAGCTGGCGACGACTGCGCGGTGCGTTCAGCGCGCATCGCCTGGACAAGCGCTACGAAGCGCTGGTCGCGGGTCGTCTCGAGGGCCGGCGAAGCGTCGACCTTCCGCTCGCGATCACGCGACATCGACCGGCCCACGTCGAGGTCCGTGACGACGGTCGCCCGACGCGACAACGCGTGACGCCGATCGAGGTCTTCGAGGACGCGACCCTCGTCGAGGTCCGGCTCGAGACCGGCTTCCTCCATCAGATTCGCGCGTCGATGGCCCATCTGGGGCACCCGCTCCTGGGCGATGCGGACTACGGAGGCCCGGTGAGCGAGCTCGCTACGCGTCCGATGCTGCACGCCGCGCGTCTCCGATTCGAGGAGATCGTCGTGGAGGTCCCGCGTCCCGCCGACTTCGAAGGGGTGCTCGCGGCGCTCCGCGAAGCAGGCGCCTGA
- a CDS encoding DUF1499 domain-containing protein, whose product MPDDLGASGGLLGGCPESPNCVSSASPTSDEQHSIAPFAVQGDGPAAWTALVATVASLPRTEIVKNEGGYLQAVQTSALMRYNDDFEFLLDAGAGVIHVRSASRVGYGDMGVNRDRIEIVRAALTEQGIVAGE is encoded by the coding sequence ATGCCCGACGATCTGGGCGCTTCGGGTGGTCTCCTCGGCGGCTGCCCCGAGTCGCCCAACTGCGTCTCGAGCGCTTCCCCCACGTCGGACGAACAGCACTCGATCGCGCCCTTCGCGGTTCAGGGTGACGGGCCGGCGGCGTGGACCGCGCTCGTAGCGACGGTCGCGTCGCTCCCGCGAACCGAGATCGTGAAGAACGAGGGGGGCTACCTGCAGGCCGTCCAGACCTCGGCGCTCATGCGATACAACGACGACTTCGAGTTCCTGCTCGATGCGGGCGCCGGTGTGATCCACGTTCGATCGGCCTCCCGGGTGGGCTACGGCGACATGGGCGTGAATCGCGATCGAATCGAGATCGTGCGTGCGGCGCTCACCGAGCAGGGCATCGTCGCGGGCGAATGA
- a CDS encoding GNAT family N-acetyltransferase — MEIRTLEAQERMKVAALLDGWRLAEGWSAGDRFRQQAEWDPTWHDENVFVALEKDRIVATATVVPRHLKILGHVVPAGGIGNLYTDPSVRERGVATEMLDRACDAMRARGLELAIVFPGAPPATAEFFEKRGWFGWGGQQTILRVDPDPPRPAREDGDEIEISPIGPGDDRALQSVKSIHVAYAASRSGTVVRDDALWRACLQLTPAPREEFLIARRGGLTVAYARASIVDDVLTITELGRFEDGADALARLVATLLSPREDDPLAPSGRGDRAASEQLRSFAVLPTFDDIGLTVALEHRGIRSHPMDEAEADFRCVNLIGFASRLDVDLLADEDGAGFLRRILPPGAMVFWPADRF; from the coding sequence ATGGAGATCCGGACGCTCGAGGCCCAGGAGAGGATGAAGGTCGCCGCCCTGCTCGACGGCTGGCGGCTGGCCGAGGGTTGGAGCGCGGGAGACCGCTTCCGCCAACAGGCGGAGTGGGATCCGACCTGGCACGACGAGAACGTCTTCGTTGCCCTCGAGAAGGATCGGATCGTGGCCACCGCGACGGTCGTGCCGCGCCACCTCAAGATCCTCGGCCACGTCGTGCCGGCGGGGGGGATCGGCAATCTCTACACGGACCCCTCGGTCCGCGAACGCGGCGTCGCGACCGAGATGCTCGACCGGGCCTGCGATGCGATGCGTGCCCGGGGACTCGAGCTCGCAATCGTCTTCCCCGGCGCGCCGCCGGCGACCGCCGAATTCTTTGAGAAGCGGGGATGGTTCGGGTGGGGCGGGCAGCAGACGATCCTGCGCGTCGATCCGGATCCGCCGAGGCCCGCGCGAGAGGACGGCGACGAGATCGAGATCTCGCCGATCGGTCCGGGCGACGACCGCGCGCTCCAGTCGGTGAAGTCGATCCACGTGGCCTACGCGGCGAGCCGGAGCGGGACGGTCGTGCGCGACGATGCCCTCTGGCGGGCGTGCCTGCAGCTCACGCCGGCGCCGCGCGAGGAGTTCCTGATCGCGCGCCGCGGCGGCTTGACCGTCGCCTATGCCAGGGCGTCGATCGTCGACGACGTGCTCACGATCACCGAGCTCGGTCGCTTCGAGGACGGGGCCGATGCGCTCGCGCGCCTGGTGGCGACCCTGCTCTCGCCGCGGGAAGACGATCCCCTCGCGCCTTCGGGCCGGGGCGATCGGGCGGCGAGCGAGCAGCTTCGCTCCTTTGCGGTCCTGCCGACCTTCGACGACATCGGGCTGACCGTCGCCCTCGAACATCGCGGGATTCGTTCCCACCCGATGGACGAGGCCGAGGCGGATTTTCGTTGCGTGAACCTGATCGGGTTCGCCTCTCGTCTCGACGTGGACCTGCTCGCCGACGAAGACGGGGCGGGGTTCCTCCGGCGAATCCTGCCGCCCGGCGCGATGGTCTTCTGGCCCGCGGATCGGTTCTGA
- a CDS encoding enoyl-CoA hydratase/isomerase family protein → MGTVHLTREGDVFVLRYDNGENRFQPESLAEWNAALDEVEGAGNPAALVTTGTGKFYSNGLDLDWMLGTATEEERGEYIPAVLGLMARVLVFPAITVAAINGHAFGAGAQLSLGHDFRVMRTGRGYWCMPEIDMKSPLHPGMTAIIEARVPRQTAHELIVTGTRYSAEAALAKSIVDHAVPEEEVLPRAMEIAAQLASKADPAMTLLKKGMYPHTLEALAQREM, encoded by the coding sequence ATGGGAACCGTCCACCTGACCCGCGAGGGAGACGTCTTCGTCCTCCGCTACGACAACGGCGAGAACCGCTTCCAGCCGGAGAGCCTCGCCGAGTGGAACGCGGCGCTCGACGAGGTCGAGGGAGCCGGCAATCCGGCCGCCCTGGTCACGACCGGAACGGGCAAGTTCTACTCGAACGGGCTCGACCTCGACTGGATGCTCGGCACGGCGACCGAGGAGGAGCGCGGCGAGTACATCCCCGCCGTCCTCGGACTGATGGCGCGGGTCCTCGTCTTTCCGGCGATCACCGTCGCCGCCATCAACGGTCACGCCTTCGGTGCCGGCGCCCAGCTCTCCCTCGGCCACGACTTCCGGGTCATGCGGACCGGGCGCGGCTATTGGTGCATGCCCGAGATCGACATGAAATCACCGCTCCACCCGGGCATGACGGCGATCATCGAGGCACGCGTCCCGCGCCAGACCGCCCACGAGCTGATCGTGACCGGAACCCGCTACTCGGCCGAAGCCGCGCTCGCGAAGTCGATCGTCGACCACGCGGTTCCCGAAGAGGAAGTCCTCCCGCGCGCGATGGAGATCGCGGCGCAGCTCGCATCGAAAGCGGATCCGGCGATGACCTTGCTCAAGAAGGGGATGTATCCCCATACGCTGGAGGCGCTGGCGCAGCGCGAGATGTAG
- a CDS encoding Smr/MutS family protein, whose protein sequence is MNGRDGDDFADLFGGEAKPISRGPARVETRAKPVVRGRGESGGAGPRFRWPDPGDRGCAAAEGVSDQQLFALRRGEPEPEERIDLHGARRDTAGAILAKRIESARAQGLRCVIVIHGRGQHSPLGEAVLKDAVPDWLTKGANGRAVLAFAPAPDRLGGDGATLVLLRA, encoded by the coding sequence GTGAACGGCAGGGACGGCGACGACTTCGCCGATCTCTTCGGAGGCGAGGCGAAACCGATCTCGCGTGGGCCCGCCCGGGTCGAGACACGAGCGAAGCCCGTCGTGCGGGGTCGAGGCGAATCCGGCGGGGCCGGACCGCGCTTCCGTTGGCCCGATCCGGGCGATCGCGGATGCGCCGCCGCCGAGGGCGTGAGCGACCAACAGCTCTTCGCCCTGCGTCGGGGTGAGCCGGAGCCGGAGGAGCGCATCGACCTGCACGGCGCGCGCAGGGACACCGCCGGCGCGATCCTCGCGAAGCGGATCGAGAGCGCGCGGGCGCAGGGGCTGCGTTGCGTGATCGTGATCCACGGGCGCGGACAGCACTCGCCTCTCGGCGAGGCGGTGCTCAAGGACGCCGTCCCCGACTGGCTGACGAAGGGCGCGAACGGGCGCGCGGTCCTGGCGTTCGCGCCCGCGCCCGACCGACTGGGCGGTGACGGCGCGACGCTCGTCCTCCTGCGCGCCTGA
- a CDS encoding tetratricopeptide repeat protein, whose translation MSDDTQTPESTEAADTLDPKAIYKEGFSLFVKGDVEGAIARYHDALEADGALAIAWNGLSMALAKKGDLEAAVEAAEKLVELEPDDPLSHTNLSRILMQKGMIPEAEDARAKAMGLQMKQGG comes from the coding sequence ATGTCCGACGACACGCAGACCCCCGAATCCACCGAGGCGGCCGACACGCTCGACCCCAAGGCCATCTACAAGGAGGGCTTCTCGCTCTTCGTGAAGGGGGACGTCGAGGGCGCGATCGCGCGCTACCACGACGCGCTCGAGGCGGACGGCGCCCTTGCGATCGCCTGGAACGGGCTCTCGATGGCGCTCGCCAAGAAGGGCGATCTCGAGGCCGCGGTCGAAGCGGCGGAGAAGCTGGTCGAGCTCGAGCCCGATGACCCGCTGTCGCATACGAATCTCTCGCGGATCCTGATGCAGAAGGGCATGATCCCGGAGGCCGAGGACGCCCGCGCGAAGGCGATGGGCCTACAGATGAAGCAGGGGGGCTGA
- a CDS encoding (Fe-S)-binding protein, which produces MSSDLPTPEGGAPALAALLDRSVYGDTLDCVHCGLCLTSCPTYRATGRETSSPRGRIYLMRGLAEGRLNDPELLEEEAFLCLGCRACETACPSGVQYGEMLEHTRDAIRGGQFDSGVAGLSKPGLAVRIERFALRQIVPKAGRLAAMVSLLSLVQKLGLDRLAAKVLPARLADMVLLLPSIPPAEERKRLPAFTPAEGERRGRVALFEGCIMPEFFGRVNDAARLVLARAGYDVIVPETQGCCGALQAHSGDLDFARDLARNNVDVFGGGDLDAIIVTSAGCSASMREAEGWLGDEGAGMAGGIRDILEFLDEVDAQLDFAPMPKRLCYDDPCHLIHAQGIAAGPRRLFAKIPELELVPHANPEACCGAAGIYNLTQPDMSKRVLSPKVEALLAASPEIVSTANPGCAMQISAGLGEAGFEAPVVHPIELLEEASRPR; this is translated from the coding sequence GTGAGCAGCGATCTTCCGACCCCCGAAGGCGGTGCGCCGGCGCTCGCGGCGCTGCTCGATCGCTCCGTCTACGGCGACACGCTCGACTGCGTCCACTGCGGGCTCTGCCTGACGAGCTGCCCGACCTACCGGGCGACCGGCCGCGAGACGTCCTCGCCGCGTGGACGCATCTACCTGATGCGGGGCCTCGCCGAGGGTCGGCTGAACGACCCCGAGCTCCTCGAAGAGGAGGCCTTTCTCTGCCTGGGCTGCCGAGCGTGCGAGACGGCTTGTCCTTCGGGTGTGCAGTACGGCGAGATGCTCGAGCACACGCGCGACGCGATCCGGGGCGGGCAGTTCGACTCCGGCGTGGCGGGCCTCTCGAAGCCGGGCCTCGCCGTTCGGATCGAGCGCTTCGCCCTGCGCCAGATCGTTCCGAAGGCCGGGCGGCTCGCCGCGATGGTCTCGCTCCTGTCCCTCGTCCAGAAGCTCGGCCTCGATCGGCTCGCCGCGAAGGTCCTTCCCGCTCGTCTGGCCGACATGGTCCTTCTGCTGCCTTCGATTCCGCCTGCCGAGGAGCGAAAGCGGCTTCCCGCGTTCACCCCCGCCGAGGGCGAGCGGCGCGGTCGCGTGGCGCTCTTCGAGGGGTGCATCATGCCCGAGTTTTTCGGGCGCGTGAACGATGCGGCCCGGCTCGTCCTGGCCCGGGCCGGATACGACGTGATCGTGCCCGAGACCCAGGGTTGCTGCGGCGCGCTCCAGGCCCACAGCGGCGACCTCGACTTCGCCCGCGACCTCGCGCGCAACAACGTCGACGTCTTCGGCGGCGGCGATCTCGACGCGATCATCGTGACGAGCGCCGGCTGCAGCGCGTCGATGCGCGAGGCCGAAGGCTGGCTCGGGGACGAAGGGGCGGGCATGGCGGGCGGAATTCGCGACATCCTCGAGTTCCTCGACGAGGTCGACGCGCAGCTCGACTTCGCGCCGATGCCGAAGCGGCTCTGCTACGACGATCCGTGCCACCTGATCCACGCGCAGGGAATCGCGGCCGGACCCCGCCGTCTCTTCGCGAAGATCCCGGAGCTCGAGCTCGTGCCCCATGCGAACCCGGAGGCGTGCTGCGGCGCGGCCGGAATCTACAACCTGACCCAGCCGGACATGTCGAAGCGAGTGCTCTCGCCGAAGGTCGAGGCGCTGCTCGCGGCATCGCCGGAGATCGTCTCGACCGCGAACCCCGGCTGCGCGATGCAGATCTCGGCAGGGCTCGGGGAGGCCGGCTTCGAGGCGCCGGTCGTGCATCCGATCGAGCTCCTCGAAGAGGCGAGCCGACCCCGTTGA
- the ppc gene encoding phosphoenolpyruvate carboxylase, with protein MPAAARVERLHRDLIDFLLEAHERVITEQDGPAFAKRIADIRGLTERLRARYASADEKKLLRKLRDMSAAELKEVARAFTLLFWLFNLAEERHAARLRSTRESDAFRSLFERTRRAGLDAQTVAGRIGDLRATVVLTAHPTEALRWSLRETLDRIDDLLTRREERKGAARDAVEDEILSEITGLWLSTTLRTRKPTPLDEVRYAIHILQEVLVHAVPETTAKLLTALRDVYGSSEVTTSPAVEHAAHRSIRVGSWMGGDRDGNPFVTAAVTEEARRQYRAAILEHYREALDPLIDRLTVSDRRKPVSRALERSIKRDLKALPELRARFDGRNTSERYRLKLNAIAVRIEQTLAEERALEPAGELGGYAEAKDMLADLELVRSSLEETGSGRLVGRALARLIDELDVFGFDFVALDVRQNQSKHRIARSELICPVDGPLDALPLDEQQAFLEDIVLAKDKVAIPESGLSEDAQEVIDTLRFVASLPVPPEGRSIRDLVISNTENAVPVLELLALCRQVDLVRPASRGRLASDVDIVPLFESIDSLRGALASMERLYRSPAYRRQLQARGMRQQIMLGYSDSMKDGGYLSACAALEVAQRELAAQAHEEGVRLEFFHGRGGTIARGGGPTHRAILAQPTGTVDGRIKLTEQGEVIASKYGTEEAARHHLELLVAATLEASFGEAMAGKANDPPAKWREALSSLAEGSRDAYRALVYETDGFVDAFYAMTPIEQISDLNLGSRPAKRTTTREIGNLRAIPWTFSWNQTRILLPSWYGAGSGVAAFSEAHPQGRTKALAQLRTMYKRWPYFRTVFDNLEQVLAKTDLHIGARYARLADDVPCAADVFHRIEEEFERTLRAVRDVTGESRLLARDPVLREALDQRAPYLDTLSYLQVELLERKRSGRGIDADSDDPVRVERAIHLTINGIAAGLRNTG; from the coding sequence ATGCCGGCTGCCGCGCGCGTAGAGCGACTCCACCGTGACCTGATCGACTTCCTGCTCGAAGCCCACGAGCGGGTGATCACCGAGCAGGACGGCCCCGCGTTCGCGAAGCGGATCGCGGACATCCGCGGACTCACCGAACGCTTGCGCGCACGCTACGCGAGCGCCGACGAGAAGAAGCTCCTGCGCAAGCTGCGCGACATGAGCGCGGCGGAGCTGAAGGAGGTCGCGCGGGCGTTCACGCTGCTCTTCTGGCTCTTCAATCTGGCCGAGGAACGGCATGCCGCCCGGCTCCGGAGCACCCGGGAGAGCGACGCGTTCCGCTCGCTCTTCGAGCGGACGCGCAGGGCGGGGCTCGATGCGCAGACCGTCGCGGGTCGGATCGGAGACCTGCGGGCGACCGTCGTCCTCACGGCGCATCCCACCGAGGCGCTCCGCTGGTCGCTGCGCGAGACCCTGGACCGGATCGACGACCTGCTCACCCGACGCGAGGAGCGCAAGGGCGCCGCGAGAGATGCGGTCGAGGACGAGATCCTGAGCGAGATCACCGGCCTCTGGCTCTCGACGACCCTCCGCACGCGCAAGCCGACGCCCCTCGACGAAGTGCGGTACGCGATCCATATCCTCCAGGAGGTGCTCGTCCACGCGGTTCCGGAGACGACCGCGAAGCTCCTGACGGCCCTGCGAGACGTCTACGGCTCGTCCGAGGTGACGACCTCCCCCGCCGTCGAGCACGCGGCCCATCGCAGCATCCGCGTCGGCTCCTGGATGGGGGGTGACCGGGACGGCAATCCCTTCGTGACCGCGGCGGTGACCGAAGAGGCGCGTCGGCAGTACCGCGCGGCGATCCTCGAGCACTACCGCGAAGCCCTCGATCCGCTGATCGACCGGCTGACGGTCTCGGATCGACGCAAGCCCGTGTCCAGGGCGCTCGAGCGATCGATCAAGCGCGACCTGAAGGCCCTGCCGGAGCTGCGGGCGCGCTTCGACGGGCGCAACACGTCGGAGCGCTATCGCCTCAAGCTGAACGCGATCGCCGTCCGGATCGAACAGACCCTCGCCGAGGAACGCGCCCTGGAGCCGGCCGGTGAGCTCGGCGGCTACGCCGAGGCGAAGGACATGCTGGCCGATCTCGAGCTCGTCCGTTCGAGCCTCGAAGAGACCGGCTCCGGGCGGCTCGTCGGACGCGCGCTCGCACGGCTGATCGACGAGCTCGACGTATTCGGCTTCGACTTCGTGGCCCTCGACGTCCGACAGAACCAGTCGAAGCACCGGATCGCCCGCTCGGAGCTGATCTGCCCGGTCGACGGCCCGCTCGATGCGCTTCCACTCGATGAACAGCAGGCCTTCCTCGAAGACATCGTCCTCGCGAAGGACAAGGTCGCGATCCCCGAATCGGGGCTGTCGGAAGACGCGCAGGAAGTGATCGACACCCTGCGTTTCGTTGCGAGTCTTCCCGTCCCACCGGAAGGCCGCTCGATCCGCGACCTCGTGATCAGCAATACCGAGAACGCAGTTCCGGTCCTCGAGCTGCTGGCGCTCTGTCGACAGGTCGACCTGGTCCGCCCCGCGTCCCGCGGCCGCCTCGCGAGCGACGTCGACATCGTGCCGCTCTTCGAGTCGATCGACAGCCTGCGCGGTGCGCTTGCCTCGATGGAGCGGCTCTACCGCTCGCCGGCCTATCGTCGCCAGCTCCAGGCCCGGGGCATGCGCCAGCAGATCATGCTCGGCTACTCGGATTCGATGAAGGATGGCGGTTATCTCTCGGCGTGTGCCGCCCTCGAGGTCGCGCAGCGCGAGCTCGCGGCACAGGCGCACGAGGAGGGCGTGCGACTCGAGTTCTTCCACGGACGCGGCGGGACGATCGCGCGCGGCGGTGGCCCGACCCACCGCGCGATCCTCGCGCAGCCGACGGGGACGGTCGACGGACGCATCAAGCTGACCGAGCAGGGCGAGGTCATCGCTTCCAAGTACGGGACCGAAGAGGCTGCGAGGCATCATCTCGAGCTTCTCGTGGCCGCGACCCTCGAAGCCTCGTTCGGGGAAGCGATGGCGGGAAAGGCCAACGATCCGCCGGCGAAATGGCGTGAAGCGCTCTCGAGTCTCGCGGAGGGATCACGGGACGCCTATCGAGCGCTCGTGTACGAGACCGACGGCTTCGTCGATGCTTTCTACGCGATGACGCCGATCGAACAGATCTCCGACCTCAATCTCGGGAGCCGTCCCGCCAAGCGGACGACGACCCGCGAGATCGGCAACCTGCGCGCGATCCCCTGGACCTTCTCCTGGAACCAGACGCGGATCCTGCTGCCCAGCTGGTACGGCGCGGGATCGGGGGTCGCGGCGTTCAGCGAAGCGCATCCGCAGGGCAGGACGAAGGCCCTCGCGCAGCTGCGTACGATGTACAAGCGCTGGCCCTATTTCCGGACGGTCTTCGACAACCTCGAGCAGGTGCTCGCGAAGACCGATCTCCACATCGGCGCACGCTATGCGCGCCTGGCCGACGACGTGCCCTGCGCGGCCGACGTCTTCCACCGGATCGAAGAGGAGTTCGAGCGGACGCTCCGCGCGGTTCGCGACGTCACCGGGGAGAGTCGGCTCCTCGCGCGGGATCCGGTGCTGCGCGAGGCGCTCGACCAGCGCGCGCCCTACCTCGACACCCTGTCCTACCTGCAGGTCGAGCTGCTGGAGCGGAAGCGCTCGGGTCGCGGGATCGACGCCGACTCCGACGATCCGGTCCGCGTCGAGCGCGCGATACATCTGACCATCAACGGGATCGCGGCCGGCCTTCGCAATACGGGCTAG